In the Wyeomyia smithii strain HCP4-BCI-WySm-NY-G18 chromosome 2, ASM2978416v1, whole genome shotgun sequence genome, one interval contains:
- the LOC129725445 gene encoding chitin deacetylase 7 yields the protein MPVKTSICLVLLFEVIVLSATVLKDTAPPCNAECEPPNCRCSDLTIPGGLQPNNTPQFVLLTFDDAVTVVNIPCYREVFNKRVNKDSCPVSGTFFVSHEYTDYSLVHELYSAGHEIALHSVSHNTDTEYWRDASVKLLTEEFAGEREMMANFAKIPSDQIKGLRMPFLQMAGNNSFQMMKNSGFTYDCSMPTRQFVSPGMWPYTLDYQSTQDCVIGPCPSASYPGVWVIPMITWTTKDGFPCAMVDTCLGMPNTTSELFEYFKKKL from the exons ATGCCCGTAAAAACTTCTatctgtttggtgctgctgttcGAAGTAATCGTTTTGAGTGCAACCGTTCTAAAAGATACTGCTCCACCATGTAATGCGGAATGTGAACCACCGAATTGCCGCTGCTCTGATCTTACGATTCCTGGAGGACTTCAACCTAACAACACACCCCAATTTGTATTGCTGACGTTCGATGACGCCGTAACAGTAGTCAACATTCCTTGCTACCGCGAGGTTTTCAACAAGCGAGTAAACAAGGATTCATGTCCTGTTTCCGGAACGTTTTTCGTTTCACACGAATATACCGATTACAGTCTAGTACATGAGCTATACTCGGCAGGTCATGAAATAGCGCTTCATTCGGTGTCCCACAATACCGATACGGAGTACTGGCGTGACGCATCCGTAAAACTACTAACTGAAGAGTTCGCAGGAGAACGAGAAATGATGGCAAATTTTGCCAAAATTCCATCAGATCAAATCAAAGGTCTTCGAATGCCGTTTCTGCAAATGGCTGGAAACAATTCGTTCCAAATGATGAAGAACAGTGGGTTTACCTATGACTGTTCGATGCCAACCAGACAATTCGTTTCACCCGGTATGTGGCCATACACACTTGATTACCAAAGCACACAGGACTGCGTAATTGGCCCCTGTCCGTCAGCTAGTTACCCTGGCGTCTGGGTGATTCCCATGATTACCTGGACCACCAAAGACGGATTTCCCTGCGCAATGGTCGACACGTGTTTAGGGAT GCCAAACACCACTAGTGAGCTGTTCGagtacttcaaaaaaaaactttga
- the LOC129725446 gene encoding transmembrane protein 70 homolog, mitochondrial — protein sequence MICLRISPRGFLHMRTPVAQPKLSILSFFTVRNRQIPAIRCLCSKATDGNDNQVYYGALTPQIRAVKVFSLVTSIGGLVAQPILLEQANKIGGTPMIVAICGIAGFFTFVTPFLLHLITKRYVTDLSYDASAQEYTATTITFLLQRQQTKFRLKDVIVPEVPGMFTTFMVGEKSLFVDPAMFPDPTHYIKIMGYDKPIDFKFDEARQTMQQESKK from the exons atgatatgtttaCGAATTTCGCCCAGAGGATTTCTACATATGCGAACTCCCGTGGCTCAGCCGAAGCTCAGTATATTATCCTTCTTCACAGTAAGAAATAGACAAATACCAGCGATCAGATGTCTTTGCAGTAAAGCAACCGACGGAAACGACAACCAAGTGTATTATGGTGCTTTAACTCCACAAATCAGAGCAGTAAAAGTTTTCTCGTTAGTTACGAGCATAGGCGGGCTTGTGGCACAGCCAATACTATTGGAGCAAGCAAACAAAATCGGTGGTACTCCGATGATTGTGGCCATTTGTGGAATAGCCGGGTTTTTTACATTTGTCACACCTTTCCTGCTGCATCTAATAACCAAACGATACGTAACAGATTTAAGCTATGATGCTTCCGCACAGGAGTATACTGCAACTACTATCACATTTTTACTCCAGCGGCAACAG ACAAAATTCCGACTAAAGGATGTAATAGTACCGGAAGTGCCTGGTATGTTCACCACATTCATGGTAGGAGAAAAATCGCTTTTCGTTGATCCAGCAATGTTCCCGGATCCGACGCACTATATTAAAATTATGGGATATGACAAGCCGATCGATTTTAAGTTTGACGAGGCGCGACAAACCATGCAGCAGGAATCTAAAAAGTAA